The Opisthocomus hoazin isolate bOpiHoa1 chromosome 9, bOpiHoa1.hap1, whole genome shotgun sequence genomic sequence CACCTCCCACGGGGAgaaccaatgcccagccagtctccaaTCAACGACCACCCTGGAAGCCAGAAAACCCCACCACTTCCTTCCTCTAACCCAGTTCTACTGCTGACCACAACACCACGCGGTGGGGACTTTGGTCAGTCTGGGTCAGCTGtgccggctgtgtcccctcccagcctctgcaCACCCCCAGCCTACAGCAGACGCTGCCTCGCTTAGTTTTATGATCTTCACACATGGTGCTGCCGTGCCAAATTGCAGCTTTGATGACAGACTCCAGGAGTACCAGCAATAAACGCTCTTTACCAGATGGCAGCAGTCACGTAAGCCACTCCCGCTCTGCCCACTTCTCCGCACTCTCCTTTGAGGACGTCGTGCACAAGCCCGTCCACCACTTCGGCGATGTCCTAcaagcagcagaggaagcagctgaAGCATGATGCAGTCCTGCTCAGGGTGGCCTGGGCACACACGTGAACCGGAGTGAGGCTTCTCAGCCTTGATTAACTGACTGCCATTGGCAACATCATCTGTATTTCTACTTACAAACTAAGCTAACTTAGTCAAAACGCAACAGCCTGGAAATCTTAGACTATGTAAAAGGTTAAAAAGAACCCAGAAACAAAAGAAGCTTTCTGTATTAAATATGGGCAAGTCAAGTTAGGAAATAATAGCTAAGGAAAGTGAATTTTGAGAGGGATTTTTATGTTCCTACTTGAGAGTTTCTCTCATTCTGGCTGATTTAATTCCAAACGACCAGGTCTAACCTTCACCAAAATGTAGCCACATTTAGGTAGAATATGGCAGCTTCACAAAGCAACGAGTCACTCTGAGATGGGCTCCGCATTAGCACATGCCTGAACACGTGTGGGAGGCAGACAAAAGGGAACAGCACAGATACACGGGGCAGACATTCAAGACCCAACATTAATAATCATACATCCACAGGAAGCAGCTTTGTCATGTCTCACGTGAAACACGTGCCATTAAGAAACAGCTCAACATTCTCCACTAAAGCAAAGTTTACCTACTAAGTCAAAGAGAATCCCGACCTACTATCACTTTCTGACTCTCTCCGTAGAGGTTTCTCAAACAAATGCTTGACAGGACTGCTTATCCTATGAAGGAGTTGGAGCAAGCACTGACTTTTCAGGCTTGCACCTGAAATCGCTCAAGACTTTCTTTTTTCGGAACAGTCCAAGGAAATGACTTCTCAAAGTATCCAAAGCACTGAAGCAGGGAGCATCTCCTTTCGCCTCTACTTAACACACGCAGATTCTGGAAAACTGAAACAATCTAAGAACTCAGCTACCTTTTATTACATTTCACAGACCTTTCCCAAATACTTGATGAGAGGTTTCAATTTCCTTACTGTGTCTGTGTAGACGGGCTGAGGCTTTGCAGGGGGAGGCTCGAGCTGTCCAGCAGGTTGGGAGATCGCCTGCGCAGGAGGCAGCATTGGCACAAGCTGGCGAGGTAACAGCGAGGgcacaagatgggctgggggctggactCTTACTGCTGCGGCATCTAAATCCACAGCTTTGCTTTCCACTCTTCCTTCTTGGGAGAGGGGGAAGACTAAAATTAAGGAAACCAGGTTAGTCACAAACAGAAGCAAAGCTACTCTTATCTTCAAAATATGGCTTGTCTGATAAACCTCATCAGGTCGCAAAACAAGTCCACAGCAGAAGTCTGCCGCCCTAGAGTTAAAAATATCATTGTATCACAGAAACTAATTCATATTTAACAATGTTTTATACAAAACATTCAGAAGTCTCACTGCACTTGACCTCCAACACCAAGTACGTACTTTTCCAATAAAACAACTGCTTTAAGTCAAGCACACCTAGCACCTACACACACCTCGTGAATAAATGCAAGGTACCTGTACTTTCAGCAAGGGGGAAACACCGCCTATGTTCAGCCAACTGTAAAAACAACACGATTATACACACAGCGGGAACAAACAGCTGCAATACAAAACCTGCAAACTGAAAAGGGAAGTTGGCTATGTGAAGCAGCCAAATGTCTAGTTATTTCACCTACGCTGGCAAAATTGCGCTCGTTTCCGTTAGTACATTTCCTGTATTgggaaatatattttattaatcaCAAAGTTTCTTAGCTTTTACAGATACCTAAGTATGCTTAAATCAGAACATGCTTTCACTACACCCAAATTTCCACACAACCCGTATGAGCCACGGACAGCTTCTGCTTTGTAGAAACAAAACTACTCACAGAGCTGACCCGGCAGTACGTTCCCTGCGCTGTATCCAAAATGCCCGTTTGCTCTTACCTGCTGCTTCCACGCTGGATTTTTGGCTGCTACTAGCCTGATCCACAGAGGTGCTTCCACCGATGTACTTGTTCTGTCCGCTGAAGCTGGACACAGGCACGTGGTGAGGTACTGAGGGCAACGGCCCACCATTTACAACTTCCCCAACCGAGACAGTTAGCTTCTGGCTGACAAACATCGATTTACGTGGTTTGGGCAACCCGTCTGGCTCCAGGAAAGCGGAGCGATTCAGCTCCACATAagcactggggaaaaataaagaacaggAGTACATCCTCAAAGCTCCAGCAACTAGCGGTTTTCAGTTAAACAGCTTCGCAGGGCAAAATGAGACAGGTGCTGGGCACTTGGGATtgctccctgcagcccagctctccaTCACGGGCTGGAACcagagcagggaaggcagagcacgCTGTCCTCGCAGCTGTCCTCCCAGGACAGAACACAAGCTGCGCTGACATTTCCAGGCACCCTCACAGACTATTTTGTCTCTCTGTCCTTTTAACCTTTATCCACTGCCTACGTTATCCGTGTATCTTTTACCTAGACTACACCCCACACGACAGATGCAAAAACTATCTACAGGAgtaattttaaaagctgcagtCTTCTTCCAATCTTGGCACCAGTAGTCTGGCTAATTTATTATCTCAGAACAGAATGCTAAAAGGAAACAGAGCACTGGCATGCTCAAGGTTTTTGCCTTCTCCAGTCTCTTGAGTGCAAGCCTGTATGAGCACACCTTACAATGCATGTATTTCCACGGCAGACACTCTTAGCTGCAAACCACTGGCCTCCAGAATTCTCTAACAACTGGTTTGCACTGCTCAGCTTCATCCCACCCTACATGCATCACCGTAATACCAGTTTCCTGAGAAACAGAACTGCATCCTCATTTCCAACAGAGCTGCAATTTACTACAAGTAAACTGCAAGATAAGAACCTAAaacaatggggtttttttctactgCGTTATCCACATCTCTTTCTAGGGAGGAAGTCCCTGGAGTCCAACGGagaaagcactcaacatgcagtCTCTCCCCTTTGGGGGAAATACGTCTCATTTTTCACCACCCTTCAAGCAGGATGAAGGAATTTTCTATCCTTGAAATGCCTTGTCACCTTCTCAACACAAGTAAAAAAAGAAGTACAAGTGCAAAGAAAGCTATTGTGGGATGTCACAGTAGTTACAGGCATACAAACTCTGTTTCTTGAGGGaaagatacaaaaataaagaaactttcATAACTACAGCAATAAAAATAGAACAGATTATTAACGTTTGCACCCATCGCTACCCTAAgagtatctccttctctggagatattcaagacccgcctggacaaggttctgtgcagcctgctgtaggtgaccctgcttcggtaggagggttggaccagatgacccacagaggtcccttccaacccctactattctgtgattctgagaagagCTTCACTTACAGAGCCCAGCCCCTACCCTTCACCTGTTCTTTTTCTGGTTGCAAACTGCAGGAGCAGCCCATCCACGTTCACGCTTTGCCTAGCGTCAGTCTAACTCCACTAGGCATCCTGGGGCACAGACGCCCTTTTCCTTACACTTACCCATCAGACACACTCAGGCCATAGTAACTTATAAAATCGGTTGCTTCCTCACAGTCTTTGAACAGCAGCATGCGGACCAGGTGATCCAAGGGAAACACTGTGCACCTTTGGGTGCTCACAGTGTAGGCAACATTGAGAGATTTGAGAGCATCTTTGCGAATCTGAgggaagataaaagaaaaagcCACGTAACTACCAAGTTAAAGACCCCTAAATGTACTATAAAGTGTACTATAAACACGAAAAtcaggtttaaaagaaaacagtacttTGTCATCAAATATCCACATAATTATTCAGCtctaactttctttttaaattctatgCACTTGCTTTCTAGTTCCTGCTCCTCTTCCATGCTGCTCATTTTGAGCATATCCCTTTGCGACTCTTGTGCAGAAGAAAAAGCTTGCAAGGGCTTCCGAAAGCACAGGTTGATATTTCCTTTGCAAAAGTCGCAGACCTGCTTCTCTGCTTCCCAGTTATTTTCAGGGGAAATAATACGTATTTGTAGACagttaggagaaaaagaaatgccgAGAAGAGCATTTTAGCATTTGCCTATCACAGCAGAAAACGCGTGATAAATTTTTAAAGGCTTCTGAAGAAGCAAGAATAAGATTATTTAAGACTAAATACCCACCAAGTTTTCTGCTAATAAGATTTCCTCCCAAAAGTCCCAGACTGTTTACTGATTAACACTTTAAAAAACATCCATCTGCCTTTTTCTTACCTGGTTGAAATAACAATGTAAGAGACAGGCATTCAGATAAGAAGCTGCTTGCACTAACTTGAAAAACCTCACAAAGTTGTTGCTGTTTAATGCAGCAAAAGCTTGAACTGCAAATCTAACTTCAGGAGAGTTTCTAACCTCTGGACGAAACTGCTGTACTTCTCTGTGGAGACAAAAAAGACAGATACAAAGGTTTTGCTTCAACATTAACAACTGCAATTCAGTAACAACCCataaaaaaatggaattaaaattatTAGCTTTAAGCAAGACACACAACTCCTGTGCAAAACAAACAGCTGTGAATTAAATTCACAGCATGATTTACTGATCATTAATATCCTAATGATGCTTGCATAGTCAGCATGTTACTATTATTTAGGCACATCACTCTAACATCTAGGGAGGAAAGCAGTTAAGAGATTGACCAGAAAAGCAAAGTATGATTCTGCCCACAAAGCGGTTTTTGCTTGGTCAGCTGCAGATAAAGCCATGAAGCTTGGATACCactcagggaagagaaaaaaattttcctaAATTTAGAGTAGTTCAagattgaactttttttttcattggtgGTTTTTTCTACTAGCTGCAGAAGCTCTAGTGAGTTCTTCAAGGAGACAAAACAAAGCTTTTATTTCTCACCcccttctcttaaaaaaatacactttttaaaatgacCAGTTGAAAAGTTCAAATAAAACATTACTACAGCAcactttctttggaaaaaaaaattttgccaCTGAGCTCTCCACTTCCATTACAGTTTGTCCGGACTTAATCCTAATCTCAATTCTTCccagaggcaaagagaaaaaaaaagtgatatctGTTGTTCCCACCTGAGAATATCGCCCTTGTTGAGATTCAGCAAGACGTTATAACCTCTGAACTCTGCTTCACTCTCGCAGTAAATCCCCTTGTTAGCCAGGTCCTGATACATCTCCTTCAAGCTCTGCAGGCATTTAGTCATGTTCTCATTGTTGATTTTGGCATCGAAGGAGGACATGGGCTCTTCACACAAGTGGTGAGCACAATGGATGTGAAAGCGAGTGCACTTCTCAATCAGAGACACCATCAGCGGGTTGCAGAGGTGTTGCTGGGTTATATCCTGACCAGAACGGTAAAGAAAGCATTGCATGTATTTTTAAGCTACAGTTGAAGAGCACAGTCACCTGGCACTACACCTCTGGGAAAACTCCTTTCAACCGTGCTCTGAGTCACTTTGCAATTCAAAATCTTTGAATTACTATTGCTTTTTGCTTCACTTTTTACAGCATAATGTGATCTTTTGCTTTCTATCATCAAACATCTCCATCTGCCGGTGCTCACCTTTCTTATGCCACGAGTTCTGTTCCAGACAAAGTCATACCACTCTCGGTAGTTTCCTTCTCCCTGATCCATAATGTTGGTCACTAAATAGTCCATGGTCATACTCAACACCTCAGAGGGTCTCAGTTCATGGGGCAAAGGTTCCTCCTGATCTGCTGAAGACCTGCTATATTCCTTGATTGCTGCCGCATGATCTACCTGCAAGACAAGGAGAAAACAATCAAAGCCCAAGGAGTACGTTCAACTTTTCAGGAGTATAGAAGATTTCATCCTATCCATACTTCACTTTAGTAAGGAGCAGACTGTTTAAGGAGTTTCTCCACTTTTCACACTAACGGCCCACGTCCATTCTGCTACAATAGCAAacgttttattttcttttacaagagCACAACCAACCCCtgcatacagaggtctcatacctTGTCAGATCCTAGCAGCACTTCAAAGATACTGAGCTGGTTTCTCGTCTCCCTCATGTAGCGCTCCTTTTCAGGACACATGTCCGGGCAAGTGCCAACAACAGTTTTTGCTTTGCCAAGATTGGTCCTTTTTACTcgagcttaaaaaataaaaaaaacacccaacaataAAATTGAACAAACACTTAGCATCTCTCATTCTTGTTTTCATGACACGCTATTACCCTGATGTGCCAACACACCCCTAAGCATGCCAGATGCCTCAGCTGGAGTCTGTACATTGGTCAATGGATGGAAGCCAAGAAGTGCATTGCTAAGACAACAGTTCACAAAAAAACTTGGGGGGGAAAAGGGTCTCTAGAGATTCCCATCCCACCTCTACTCAGAGCAAGGCCATACCCACACCTTGGCGTGGTCAGAAACGCACAAGGATGGGGTTCCTCCACTCTGGGGCCAGTTCCAGGGTTGCACCACTCCTCGGGGGAAGCTTCTCCTACCGTCCCACCTGGATATCAAGCGTTTCATTGAAAAGATTGAAGCCGCTAGAAGATACCAAATAGTTCTGTGTCCTGACTAAGCACCAGCAATTTCACAATTCCACATCAAGTGGCTGAGAAATCCATTCGTCAATATTAAAAATAAGATCTTAAATTAAAAGCAGGCTCAGCTTTGAAATGGCAGGAATGGGATGGAAGGGTTTACAGCTCAGCTCTGCGAAACAAAGGGCCACTTCTTGAAATGATGACCAGCTTTGTAATAGTTTGAATTCAGAGAATGCGGTGGGGCTTTGGGTAGCTTCCTTTGAAGAGCCTGCAGGGATACAAACCCCCCTACATGGCCTCCTTCAGAAAAACAGTCTGCTACTCGCTTGCCAAAGATATATGTACACGCAATaagtaaaacagatttttgtgtGTTCTACCAGAAATTAACAAATACAACAGTCCCTCACAATGGAAGAGTATTTTGCAGACTGCTTCATATTAAACTCTCTCTATAAAGCCATTTCCATAACATCACAACAGCTTTGTAACAGACACCACACATCTACTTCTTTACAGCAAAGAAGCACACGTTACACTCATTAACTTGCGTAACTACCTTGTCGCATGATTTTGTCCCTTTGGTCCAAGAGACGGTATCTTTCTTCAGATGTCTCGGCCACTAATCCCACCAGGTTACTAAGAGACGACAACGAAGCTCCCAAggcctctgagctctgcccttcagaaCTAGTATCAAACAGATCTGCTTCAAACTGCAGCGCCTTTCGAAGACCAGACTTCTTCGCTGGAGAACTAGAAGGTTTTCATTAATAACACACTAATGCATGCCCCAGCCTTAATCAGTTCACTGTTCTTTAGGACATCAACATCTCTGTTTAGAAGAATATTTTGTTCACAAGGCAAAGtatcaaataaacaaaacatgtATCGATGCACTAAGATTGTAATGAGCTAACACTAGCCCTGAGAGTTAATCGGGTTAAATCCTCAGCACTGCCCTGACAACACTGCCAAGCATTCCGGGTTGCGGCGAAAGCCTCTACCTTTGTACAAACAGCGATGGCATTACCGAACCTGTTTTAAGAGTGGACAGAACCAGACAGCTGTTGCATTTTTGCATCACTACGGCACAGCAGCCTGCACTTTAAAGCAGGAACTAGCCGTTCTTTTGGTGTGAGAAAACCCCAAATAGTTTCTATAGCAACACAGATTATTAAAAGATATTACAGGGCCCAGatacaaacatattttttaaatcaaggaaCATTAATTCCTTCACAACATATTACCAATTTTATAATTCTGTGACTACACATACCAAAGGACTTTTGTCAAACTAGATGCATCATTAAGGTACCACAGAAAGACAACAACCCTGCCGCTTCCAGACACCAAACAGGAGGATTCCTGTACAAAGACCGTTCACTTGAAGTGGGACAAGACAACAATCCAAACTCACCAGCTCCTCTGAAAAGGAGATTCTCATTCCACAGAACTGCAACTGCCTACAAACGAAACTACTCACTTCAGAAGCTCATTTAATCACGACCACAGAACAGCGTCGTTACTGCTTAGGCCTATTTTGGCTCTGCACTGTTTCATTCCATTCCCTCATGCCTCACTACTGCAGGTGCTGCTGCTCATGTTATGaacaaaatattcaaaagaaataCACACACCAAAGTAAAAGGCCTTAACAAGCAGTTAGAAGTATCTTTCCAACAAAGTGAGAGATCCGTGATCTCATAATTCAGCCAAACCAGAAGAGGCAGGGGAAGCACGCTTCCCGACAAGGACACGGCGACTTGGCACACACCCATCACCGTTTTTCCCCATGCACCATTTCCTGCCAGGCGGATTCCCAGAGGAGCAGACGTACCTTTTACCAGGCATGACACTGCTGGCAGAGGATCTTATTAAAGGTTTTCGAAGCGGGGAATGCTGATAGTTTTGCTCTTCACTGCTTTGCCTTCCTTCGTCTTCACCTGCTTTCTTCTCCTTGGATGAAAATTCTCTTTTCGCCGGACCTGGAGTGACACACAAACATGAAGAGCCAGGTACTTGCCAAACAGTTTAAGCAACAACTCTCTTATCCTCACAGGGGTGACGATGaggagtttctttaaaaaaaacaaacatccaaactattagaaaataaaactaagaatCACAGTTCTGTACATGTACGTAAAACTTCCAGGGCAACTTGCACTAGAAGTTGTACTGAGAAAACGCACCAACTGCTAGTCAGCTTCACCGTTCTATCAAGAAAAAGTATCTTTCAATAAAATAGCAATAATATAATTGGTCAGCAGATTGTCAGTAAATGAAGTCCTACCACCACCCGAATTTAAGTTCTCTCAGGTTTGGGATATAACCCACTAGCCGTAACTCTCTACGGGATATGAAGTCCATTTCACCTATGTAAACCACAATTCCCAGTGCTCCTGCTGAAGCATGTTAATTATTTATTTCACATACCCAAGCTTAGACTGGGGTTGGCATGCCTCCTCAAGAGTTACACCTACATCTTGCAGAAAGGGAGAATTTCTTCTCCCAGGAACAAGTTTTCAACCAGTCAGATTTCTTAAATTCTCTCAGATTTGTTACTTTCGAATACTGCCATTCCTGTTTCTATAGACTTAACACCACAACAAAATGACAAAGGTGAGCAGGCGCCCCTACTGCTGCTGCTTCAAGATGTTCATTCTCAGGAAGACAACTCTGCAGCTGTTTGCGTTCTGGCAGGCAAGTCTGTGGCTGGTCAAAGCTGTGGTGAACCATTCACTTGCTGTGGCTGAAAGCGGATCCCCAGGCTAGGATCTCAGAGGCATGAACGCAGCGTTCATAAAGCTAAAGAAAGGGAAGCACTCAACAGTTCAAGGATTTGCCTAGGGGGTGAACAGCCAACGTTCACATCTCCTCTCGCCTTAATCCCAAGCACGGTGCGGAACCCAGCTCAGTTCTCTGGAAGCAAATCACACACCCCGTTCTCTCTTTGATTCAAGCAGTATGTAATCATCAATACGTGGAACAGCAACCTCGGCAACACAGACACTCACTCCAGGGAACTCCTCAGCTCAGTTCGCAGGATGCTTTCCCGAAGGCTGGACACCCACatcccagccatgctctgaagCAGGCGACAAGGCATCTGAAGCTGCGTTTTCTTACACCCCCAAAGAACATCCTACTTCTTGATAGGAGCACAAAGTTACATCACCATATTCCTCTTGTGTGGCTGCGTGAATGATTTCTAAGTTTTGCTGTAAAACTACGCTGTCTTTTTAAGTGTCTTCAGCTCCTTCATTTGGCTGAAACAGCATTTTGGGTCAGAtcagaaaaaatgtttcagacAGCAGGAATTCAGAAAGAATCAGTGCAATTTCCAACTGTGCTTCGCAGTCGCTTGCTTAAGACTTCCTCAATACCAGaggacagcactgcagatgcTGGAAGTTTGCACAGCTTACAAAAGCAACTGGGTAACTTCAACAAGAGAAGAATCTTCCATGAtaagataataaaataataataaaatacccCTTCTGGTTCCCAGGGCTCCCAAGCCTTAGGCTGTTCAAGGCTGAGAAACGATGCGCTTTATCttgttctttttcccctcctctgcatATCCACTATCAGCCTTTGCCACAGACAGAGCTAGCCAGAATGTCACATAAAACGCAGAACAATTGTTTTTATGCTTCTGTAAAGAATAACCTCCAATGCTCCCACAAGCTCTGCGCGCCAAACAGTCCGATTGgcaaaagtcaaagagaaaacCATGGTACTTCTGGAACTGTAGCGCTCCTACCACGGAGATCATCTTTGTATCGACCTCAGCACATCAGGAAACAGGAACAGAGCAGATGCCACAGGGTTTCTGTATCGCCCAGTAATCACATCTAGAAACAGAGActtacttgttttcttcttttgccaaAACGTTACTATGTCTTTGTGCAactcttttgctctttttctggcAATGGCTgcagaggcctggaagaaaacagaagcagagtATGAGAACCTACTGGCATCACACCACCAGCAAGCGCACTGCACTTTTCGCCAGAGAAACATTTACCCATTTCCATATAATTCTGGTTACTGCATTTTAACCTCTCACTTGAGACCTACACACAACCAGCATGGCTGGGCAGGTTCACACAAAAATCGCCGCTTTTCGCGCGCAGCGCTTGAGAGCGAAGGTGTGTTTGTCAGCACAACGCCGAGCGCTCCGTTTCTGCGCCGGCTCCTCGGCACACCTCAGCGCCGAGGTTAGCGGCGGTATTCCCAGCCACCAGCTCACCCTGCAGAGACGGCACGAGCTCGCCGAGCCCGAGCGAGAACGCAGCAGCGCACGCAGTTCAGGTTTGGGCGACGGAAGCTTGGTGTCCCAGCGGGACAGCTGAAGCCAGGCAGCGCTCCGGCAGCAACCACGCTTTAGGTGCGGCTCATGGCGCTCCTACCCCGGTCTGTAACACAGCGCCCGCGACACAAAGCCTTTCCTCCGGGGACGAACACACCGAGCAGAGGTGCAGCTCCCACCCCCCAGATCTGAGCCCGCTCTCGCCAGGCTGCCGACACTCACATGATCGAAGAAGTGGAGCACGGCCATTTTTTTGTTGCGCCTGGTCATGACCCGCCGGACCTTCGCGAACTGGCCGAAGTGCTTCTCCAGCACCGTCCTGTCGTTGAGGTAGTCGGGGATGTTCTTGCACTGGATGGCGGTCAGCTCGCCGGGaggcagagcccccagcccctccgcgctCTCGCTGCCCCGAGCCCGGCGGGCGGGCGTCGCGGGGGCCGCATCTGTGAGAGGAAggagggagtgagggagggagagagggagggagctgcCTCAGGCAGCCGGCCGGCACCCGGCCCGCgcggctccccgccccggccTACCTTCgcgggcgggctcccggggctcggcgggcggcggctcctcGGCGGGGCCCCGCTCGGCCTCGGCGTCCCCGCGGTCGCGGGGGCCGCGGCCCTGGCTGCGCAGCACCTCCTGCAGGGTGCGGCCGAACAGCGCTCCGCCGCGGGGGCGGCTCAGCAGCACCGCGCGCTTctccggcggggccgccgcccgcccgcccgccgccgcccgccgcggggagcgctcccgctcccgctcctcctTCCGCTTCAGGCCCTTGGGCGCCGGCTCCCCCGGCTCCTCGAAGAGCGGCCGCGGGCCCTTCTCCTCCGGCCGGCCCAGCGCGGCGGCGGGACGCGAGAAGGAGAAcggacccccccccgccgccgcggcctccGGGCCGGCCTCGGGCGCGAAGCCGAAGGGCGGCGAGAAGGTGAAGGcagcgggggcggccgggcccttCTCCGCGTCTCCGCTCGTCAGCGGCTTGAAGGCGGCGGCCTCGGGCGCCTTGAAGCGGAACTCGGGCGCCGCgaaggccccgccgccgccgccgcccggcgcctCGCCCGCCCCCGGGAAGCCGCCCAGGTTGGTGGGCGGCTTGAAGCTGAACCCCGCGTTAccggccgccgccccgctgccgccgcctccccccgccgccgcgaaGCCCGCCGCCTGCACCAGCCCGTACGGCTGCCcgaaggcggcggcgggcccgggggcgaaggggaggccggcggcggcgccgccctGCCCGAAGACGGCGGCCTGCCCGAAGCGCAGCGGCGGGGGGAAGGCGGGCGGCCCGCGGAACGGAGGCCCGCCATTCATGGCCGCCGCCTCTCCTCAGCGGGCGGGGTGCGGCGCgcaggcgcggcggggcggggcggagacggcggggcggggcggaggcggaggcggcggggcggggcggagacggcggggcggggcggaggcggggggcgtggccccgccgccgccgccatgagcGTGGCCCTGCGGAACGCCCAGCGCGCCGTGCCGGTGCGgcgggccccgctccgccgcgccgTCTGCGCCCTGCGGGCCGCCCTGGGCGCGTCCCGCTTCGACGTGGGGCTGGTCTGCGCCGGTGACGGGCTGATGAGGCGGCTGAACGGCGAGTACCGGCAGCG encodes the following:
- the MCM3AP gene encoding germinal-center associated nuclear protein isoform X1 translates to MNGGPPFRGPPAFPPPLRFGQAAVFGQGGAAAGLPFAPGPAAAFGQPYGLVQAAGFAAAGGGGGSGAAAGNAGFSFKPPTNLGGFPGAGEAPGGGGGGAFAAPEFRFKAPEAAAFKPLTSGDAEKGPAAPAAFTFSPPFGFAPEAGPEAAAAGGGPFSFSRPAAALGRPEEKGPRPLFEEPGEPAPKGLKRKEERERERSPRRAAAGGRAAAPPEKRAVLLSRPRGGALFGRTLQEVLRSQGRGPRDRGDAEAERGPAEEPPPAEPREPAREDAAPATPARRARGSESAEGLGALPPGELTAIQCKNIPDYLNDRTVLEKHFGQFAKVRRVMTRRNKKMAVLHFFDHASAAIARKRAKELHKDIVTFWQKKKTSPAKREFSSKEKKAGEDEGRQSSEEQNYQHSPLRKPLIRSSASSVMPGKSSPAKKSGLRKALQFEADLFDTSSEGQSSEALGASLSSLSNLVGLVAETSEERYRLLDQRDKIMRQARVKRTNLGKAKTVVGTCPDMCPEKERYMRETRNQLSIFEVLLGSDKVDHAAAIKEYSRSSADQEEPLPHELRPSEVLSMTMDYLVTNIMDQGEGNYREWYDFVWNRTRGIRKDITQQHLCNPLMVSLIEKCTRFHIHCAHHLCEEPMSSFDAKINNENMTKCLQSLKEMYQDLANKGIYCESEAEFRGYNVLLNLNKGDILREVQQFRPEVRNSPEVRFAVQAFAALNSNNFVRFFKLVQAASYLNACLLHCYFNQIRKDALKSLNVAYTVSTQRCTVFPLDHLVRMLLFKDCEEATDFISYYGLSVSDGAYVELNRSAFLEPDGLPKPRKSMFVSQKLTVSVGEVVNGGPLPSVPHHVPVSSFSGQNKYIGGSTSVDQASSSQKSSVEAAVFPLSQEGRVESKAVDLDAAAVRVQPPAHLVPSLLPRQLVPMLPPAQAISQPAGQLEPPPAKPQPVYTDTDIAEVVDGLVHDVLKGECGEVGRAGVAYVTAAICTSEATVEELLTEVMGEIIIQVAGSVLSAERERVKEERRRVEEERQKQEREQLIKQLSQLMGMELLEEVIKESVQEASTSELKCALERDRQARIARCSEEVCAHVMDLFLEDEIFQIAKETLQELQCFCKYLQRWREAVAARTKLKRQMRAFPAAPWCPDPKNKLKALSPSAEWPITMENLCKRIVNLGNGGKLGVSCTRLNWLRNKTAHEIKVQHFYQQLLSDLAWTPLDLVSLVTEHIPVQQEQVFWKVLLVLPSDDEYVEGDPNRVLVDWLKAKFVGDKSWKNNASHTEGRIQTLTLLNSPGMQGSRSIKVSVCIKVAHGALSDAELDTAEMQKDLLGTSGLVLLLPPRVRSEDVAEDDVYWLSALLQLKQLLQAKPFHPVVPLVVLVPSQEEEATEKEVEEGLMLQDLISAQLISDYTIVELPGSINDLQGTRRISAAVGWLVSQCPDSLELCSQTLREYVEDGIDGEFGKRFYHDWKERRLAGLPSQEPGVIVELYNSVLQFLSDVASSEQLCDLSWPVTEFSEPGGNKVLPHLQWNMPDHLAWLKKAVLSFQIPYLDLPPLGAPWRPVCHMIFQYVSQIASSAHTQPLIQSQVENLLSKTFQKWKRRTSGSSNEDGPSVDEIPWDDILAVCIDHKLRDWKPPKLPIAPEAVSEDGQIRVYFFKEHLKNFTLPFSWEQARLRTQEELRQGRERSRVKSSNSFKKPYCVSVVPAQYGSGISTLSGQEKSIPSADDFTGTAAAQELLPERLLAQLHLEKIESRRFEEQLHQCLAEDIGPIGDFVGLPLYLPQSLVTTPAVACPLVKSPVSSAQEAGSQEGSKLLVEELSPTLSDRLKHLQRLLRANKEGEVASELHLSALLDMVEI